The DNA window CGAAGGCTTCTGCAAGCTTTTCAGCGCCGGCCGTGACTGAGGCCTGATCAACAACGTCCATCTCGAGAGCGACGGCCTGGCCGCCATGATCGGCAATCTGCTGCTGCAGTGCAGAAAGCCGGTCGAGCCGGCGGGCGGCGAGTCCGAGCTTGGCGCCTGCCTTTGCAAGCTTCAGCGCGGTGGCAGCGCCGATGCCGCTCGACGCGCCGGTGACAAGAGCAACTTTACCATCAATAGACATGTTTGCTTCCCTTTCATATGGCCGCCCCAAATGCGGAGCCGACCGCTGTTGACGGAAAACAATCTAGGAAAAGCGACCGGCCTTCGCGCTCGGGCCTTTGCGGCCGATGTCGCGATCTTGCGGCAATCTTCAGCCGTCGCGATATTCCGAGGGCGTCATGCCGACGGCCTTGCGGAAGACGGTGGCGAAATGGCTGGGGCTGGAATAGCCGACGTCGAGGCCGATCTCGATGATGCTCCGGTCGGTTTCCCGAAGCAGCCTTCGCGCCTCGTCCATCCGCATGCGGATAAAATATTCTGAGGGTGAATAACCCGTCGACTGTTTGAAGACCCGACTGAAATGGAACGGGCTGAGCCCGGCTTCGGCCGCAAGCGCTTCCAGGCTGAAGGCTTCGGCAATCCCGCGTGCCATCAGATCCGTCACCCTGCGAAGCTTGAACGCCGGAATGCCAACCCGGCGCCGCGGCGGCTGATCCGCATCCGCGTAGGAACGCACGAGATGGACGGCCAGCGCCTGGGCGACCCCCTGCACGAAAATCTCGCTCGGCTCGCTTGCCTCCGTCAATTCGCTGAGGATCAGTTGCA is part of the Rhizobium bangladeshense genome and encodes:
- a CDS encoding helix-turn-helix domain-containing protein → MLRTSADKLKDHIHGRLLSRSEGPAWKNLLVHLLSHSGREEGLIVPAVAEPLLVLIVSGSAVIEEREFAGEWQAARADVGDFYLTNSATPYEMRWTSISAEPFRVMHVYLGLPLIEAAAAEVLHASHTRLCLRDVSAGRDPLIIHLLQLILSELTEASEPSEIFVQGVAQALAVHLVRSYADADQPPRRRVGIPAFKLRRVTDLMARGIAEAFSLEALAAEAGLSPFHFSRVFKQSTGYSPSEYFIRMRMDEARRLLRETDRSIIEIGLDVGYSSPSHFATVFRKAVGMTPSEYRDG